A single region of the Mercenaria mercenaria strain notata chromosome 6, MADL_Memer_1, whole genome shotgun sequence genome encodes:
- the LOC123549415 gene encoding uncharacterized protein LOC123549415, giving the protein MEDEKELEAKLKQFPSNFDLLEEVEQMSKEYAKKVKEKLLQEHESTPYDTNMETLRAWNLISFLSFVLGNEAEAFTYNSKVLELSKDNIVGLCNKAWFLLKKQEQYCSIRDICKQLKEHIASRAVFLTAKAEIAFCYSRFGVKRYEKSRLLFKEVLDECAKMNALGEYVRCTSNETEYSEHTSISTNSICIWTFGYALTFKRMLNFNNIHDASSLDLSKQTHVTLCVLYSRIIDMKGRNRCLDRYKARSYVEIGSLVYNARKNKGRFPNGVKDILPEHRHLWKQTETYYTTAVELCPDDIFVLERSGKYFRYINKIEKSIELLKKAIAIRDTAFSHHHLALSLKRQIERESQNTDRSIDGATDIASEERLNVSRNLLSKFEKAEGSNQSQKPRHRKTLTKSYSSKASKSAASSARMTAEQRQQAWYTEADKTDVQTPHAAGLSEQLGLKRQDLETDPKSPTSHAAATCPTNLLHDPSTEHISDMLKHTSLDSAYESMLFDSNLPQNEHYDDTLETSGQLRQSTRSNRKDISSYNSKERLLRKEDYTQGWNNNSQNQHSIGRTRNKLRSYSSGKKFERSISEQPAAYHYRGNTDYLSKGRPGRMDYRSAFRKGRSLEGHHASSDRTAVINMLKSPQKPKYIDKVEKGETIEKIIYHLDKSVEKSNNCGAIYDKGILYRQTEQHREALATFKTLIRNEGGYCSHIQLSNAFEQAGLCLYDILCESGEENESLEYDMRMYFKKSIEISCMLVSKIPFLKDCWVSAPTLHAFLSGKAKTKETLKDLSFLFKKFENYGEAITVLNELKKLSEDEIEKAKIDLELVQHYLCDRKYDDAVLALDMIMCLPDGYTLIDENLYLRVHIDGGIDALKNGDSEMARLRLRNALDFHRCKNVVNEIEDDENESDQDKEENSFDIFILCNTNTEDRITNLMKAITEFTLRVTLNFLHVMPGELKLSGICHIMRRSKHVLLICDDEPLEKRVLHYFEMMQEIIFERGYGHIVILTANQDVVVHKHISLFPRIYMDLNFNAEDTGTKSHENELVCEKIKELLTKLACSKGKV; this is encoded by the coding sequence ATGGAAGACGAAAAAGAATTGGAAGCTAAATTAAAGCAGTTTCCATCCAACTTTGACCTACTTGAAGAAGTAGAGCAGATGTCTAAAGAATATGCGAAGAAAGTGAAGGAAAAGTTATTGCAGGAGCATGAATCAACGCCATACGACACTAACATGGAAACCCTCAGGGCTTGGAATTTGATATCGTTTCTTAGTTTTGTACTTGGAAATGAGGCTGAAGCATTTACATATAATTCAAAGGTTTTAGAACTTAGCAAAGATAATATTGTTGGCTTATGTAATAAAGCATGGTTTTTGTTAAAGAAACAGGAACAGTATTGCAGTATCAGAGACATATGTAAGCAACTTAAGGAACATATTGCAAGCAGAGCCGTTTTTCTAACTGCAAAGGCAGAAATAGCATTTTGCTACTCTAGATTTGGCGTAAAGCGGTATGAAAAGTCGCGTCTGTTATTCAAAGAAGTACTCGATGAGTGCGCAAAAATGAACGCCTTAGGTGAATATGTCAGATGTACATCAAACGAAACAGAATATTCTGAACACACTTCTATTTCGACAAATAGTATTTGTATCTGGACTTTTGGATACGCGCTTACTTTCAAAAGAATGCTGAATTTTAATAATATCCATGACGCGTCTTCTCTAGACTTATCAAAACAAACGCATGTCACATTATGTGTCCTTTACAGTCGCATCATTGATATGAAAGGCCGAAATAGATGTCTGGATCGATATAAAGCAAGGTCGTATGTTGAAATTGGGTCACTAGTTTACAATGCTAGAAAAAACAAGGGCAGATTTCCAAACGGTGTAAAAGATATTTTACCTGAACATAGACACCTTTGGAAGCAAACAGAAACATATTATACGACTGCTGTAGAACTTTGTCCGGATGACATTTTTGTGTTAGAACGGAGCGGAAAATATTTTCGGTATATTAATAAGATAGAAAAGTCTATTGAACTTCTGAAAAAAGCAATTGCGATTAGAGACACTGCTTTCTCGCATCACCATCTGGCACTGTCTTTAAAGCGGCAGATAGAGCGTGAATCGCAGAATACCGACCGCAGCATTGACGGAGCTACTGACATTGCATCAGAGGAAAGACTGAACGTATCCAGAAATCTCTTAAGTAAATTCGAAAAAGCAGAAGGCAGTAATCAGTCTCAAAAACCAAGACACAGAAAAACATTGACCAAAAGTTACAGTTCGAAGGCTTCGAAATCAGCTGCATCATCTGCAAGAATGACTGCAGAACAAAGGCAACAAGCATGGTACACTGAAGCAGACAAAACAGATGTTCAGACACCTCATGCAGCAGGACTTTCCGAACAACTTGGCCTGAAACGTCAAGATTTAGAAACAGATCCGAAATCCCCAACATCACATGCGGCTGCCACATGTCCAACGAATTTATTACATGATCCGAGTACTGAACATATAAGTGACATGCTAAAACATACATCTTTAGATTCAGCTTATGAATCAATGCTATTTGATTCGAATTTGCCACAAAACGAACATTATGACGACACATTGGAAACATCCGGGCAACTGCGCCAATCAACAAGATCAAATCGCAAGGACATTTCTTCATATAACAGTAAAGAAAGGTTGCTCAGAAAAGAAGACTATACACAGGGATGGAATAACAACAGTCAGAACCAACATAGTATTGGACGTACAAGAAACAAATTAAGAAGTTATTCTAGCGGTAAGAAATTTGAACGCAGTATCTCCGAGCAGCCAGCTGCTTACCATTATCGTGGAAATACAGACTATTTGTCAAAGGGGAGACCGGGAAGAATGGATTATAGATCAGCGTTTAGGAAAGGACGATCTTTGGAAGGCCATCATGCATCCAGTGATAGAACGGCTGTCATAAACATGTTAAAGAGTCCTCAAAAACCAAAATATATTGACAAAGTCGAAAAGGGAGAAAccattgaaaaaataatatatcatttggATAAATCTGTTGAAAAGTCAAATAACTGCGGAGCCATTTATGACAAGGGTATTTTATACAGACAAACAGAACAGCACAGGGAAGCTCTGGCGACATTTAAGACTCTTATTAGAAACGAAGGCGGGTATTGTTCACATATACAGTTATCAAATGCATTTGAACAAGCAGGGTTATGTCTATACGACATTCTGTGCGAATCTGGTGAGGAGAATGAAAGTCTCGAGTACGATATGAGGATGTATTTTAAGAAATCTATAGAAATATCATGCATGCTTGTTTCCAAAATTCCATTCCTGAAAGATTGCTGGGTTTCTGCGCCTACTTTACATGCATTTTTATCAGGAAAAGCAAAAACCAAAGAAACGTTAAAAGACTTGTcatttttgtttaagaaattcGAAAACTACGGTGAAGCTATTACTGTTCTGAACGAATTGAAGAAGCTGTCTGAAGACGAAATCGAGAAAGCTAAGATAGATTTGGAACTTGTTCAACACTACCTGTGTGATAGGAAATATGACGATGCTGTATTGGCCTTAGATATGATTATGTGTCTCCCGGATGGTTATACGCTCATAGATGAAAACCTTTACCTGCGGGTACACATAGATGGTGGAATTGATGCATTGAAGAATGGAGACTCTGAAATGGCCCGTCTGAGGTTGAGAAACGCATTAGATTTTCACAGATGTAAAAACGTTGTTAATGAAATCGAAGATGACGAAAATGAAAGCGACCAAGATAAGGAAGAAAATAGTTTCgatatttttattctttgcaataCAAATACTGAGGACCGAATTACAAACCTAATGAAAGCAATAACTGAATTTACTCTCAGAGTTACACTTAACTTTCTTCACGTTATGCCCGGAGAGCTGAAACTGTCTGGAATATGTCATATAATGAGACGTTCAAAGCATGTTCTGCTTATTTGTGATGATGAACCTTTAGAAAAACGGGTGTTGCATTACTTTGAAATGATGCAAGAGATAATATTTGAGAGGGGATACGGACATATAGTGATTTTAACGGCAAATCAAGATGTTGTCGTTCACAAACATATCTCTTTGTTTCCCAGAATTTATATGGACTTAAACTTTAATGCTGAAGATACTGGCACAAAAAGCCATGAAAATGAACTTGTGTGTGAAAAGATAAAAGAACTTTTGACTAAGTTAGCATGCAGCAAAGGAAAAGTTTAA
- the LOC128557641 gene encoding uncharacterized protein LOC128557641, with product MSIIRHVKEHGLAKTYQDRTTVHQLISKLLALPFLPGRDIERAFQRLRDRAMTSSQPVRDLFQYVWDQCVYRQPVCTNNDCEGWHLRLNQKAGCSTLPFYVLVPLLHQEGKLVSITVALVSQLAVIRNRGQVYVSMDNRTGELWDKYDDHDIVCEDFLARVGEIYGRM from the exons ATG TCCATCATTCGTCATGTGAAGGAGCACGGTCTCGCCAAAACTTACCAGGACAGGACAACCGTTCATCAGCTGATAAGCAAGCTACTTGCCCTTCCTTTTCTACCGGGTCGGGACATCGAGAGAGCGTTCCAACGTCTGAGGGACCGTGCCATGACCAGCTCGCAGCCAGTGCGGGATCTCTTCCAATACGTCTGGGACCAGTGTGTCTACAGGCAGCCTGTATGCACAAACAATGACTGTGAGGGTTGGCACCTGCGCCTCAACCAGAAAGCTGGATGCAGCACGCTCCCATTCTACGTGCTAGTTCCACTTCTTCATCAGGAAGGAAAGTTGGTATCAATCACTGTTGCTCTTGTCTCTCAACTGGCAGTGATCAGAAACCGTGGTCAAGTGTATGTGTCAATGGACAATCGTACTGGCGAGCTTTGGGACAAGTACGATGACCATGACATTGTGTGTGAAGACTTTCTTGCCCGGGTTGGTGAGATCTATGGCCGTATGTAA